The stretch of DNA TTTGATTTGAAAAAATCAAAGTTTCCTTTTCAGAAGCTTCTATATAGTCAACATCATTTAAAGAGATAACATAAAGTCTTTCACCAATATTTACAGTAATTTTCTTTAAATTACTATTTTTAACAGAAGTAGTATTTTCATTTTTAATATTTACCAAAGATTTTAAAAGATTTTTTATTCTACTTTCTGAATAAGGTTTTAAAAGATAATCAAAAGCCTTAATTTCAAAGGCATCAACTGCATAATCTTTATATGCAGTTATAAAAACTATTTTCATATCTGGATACATTTTAGTAATTATTTTTCCTAAGCTAATTCCATTCATATCAGGCATATTGATATCTAAAAAAATTACATCAGCTGTATTTTTTTCTAAGAAATTTAAAGTATCCAAAGGATTATCAAATTCTGCTATAAGTTTAATTGAATTTTCCTGATTTAAAAAATATTTTAATTCTTCTCTTGCAGGTAATTCATCTTCAACGATTATACAATTAATCATATTTAACACCTCCAAGTATGTTAAAATTTATTCTTGTTCCTTGCTCTAATTTCTTTATATTAAGCCCCTCTCCATAGAGAAGTTTTAATCTTTGATGAACATTCTTAAGACCAATATTTTCTTGTATCTGTTTATCTAAATTATCAATTACAGTTTGTTCTATTCCTACTCCATCATCTTCAATTACAACTTCAATATCCTTGTCAACTTTCTTTACAATTATTTTGACACAACCATTTTCTCTTTTCTTTAAGATACCATGTTTTATACTATTTTCAACAAGTGGTTGAATAATTAAACTTGGAATTTGAAAATTATATAGACTTTCATCAACATCATAGATTATATTTAATTTATCTCCAAACCTTGCTTTTTCAATTTTTACATAATTATCAACCTGATTTAATTCTTTTATAAGTTCCACACTTTTCACATTGTTATCTAAATTATATCTCAAATAACTAGATAAATCTATTGTTACTTCTCTTGCTTTTTCAGGATTTGTCCTGATAAGAGAAGCCATAGTATTTAAAACATTAAATAAAAAGTGAGGATTTATTTGTGATTGCAAAGCTTTTAATTCAGAGTATTTAACTAAAGATATTAAATTTTCTATCTTACTAATTTCCATTTGAGTTGAGATAAGATGTGATAAGCCTATCATTAGGTATCTGTTTTTTTCAGTGATTTTCTCAGCAGTATCAAAGAAAATTTTTAATGTCCCACTTATGTCATTTTTTTCTTTTAAGGGTAGAATAATACAAGATTTAATATTAGGAGAAATATCTGAAAAGTCTTCTATAATTTTATCATCTTCTCTTATAACTAGCATTACTTCACCAGTTTTTAAAACATTTCTTGTATTATCACTTTTTATATTAGTCCTCTTTATTTCAGGTTT from Fusobacterium simiae encodes:
- a CDS encoding LytR/AlgR family response regulator transcription factor gives rise to the protein MINCIIVEDELPAREELKYFLNQENSIKLIAEFDNPLDTLNFLEKNTADVIFLDINMPDMNGISLGKIITKMYPDMKIVFITAYKDYAVDAFEIKAFDYLLKPYSESRIKNLLKSLVNIKNENTTSVKNSNLKKITVNIGERLYVISLNDVDYIEASEKETLIFSNQKKYVSKIKISKWENMLKGYNFYRCHRSFIINLDKITEIEQWFNSSWIIKIKNYTTAIPVSRNNIKELKELFLA
- a CDS encoding sensor histidine kinase, which encodes MNIQFISHLISNIGCSAMIAFFFIKIDRANIIIKSNAKTKKDIVALSFFFSLLSISGTYIGLNFNGAILNTRNVGVIAGGILGGPYVSIITGLVAGLHRVFVNLGRETAIPCAIATITGGFLTAYVHRFIKRKDRVFFGFLLAFIVENLSMGLILIILKNKILAQNIVKSFYIPMVFMNSIGASVLILIVENIIQKSEIVAGNQAKLALEIANKTLPYFREPENLSEVCKIIASSLGAKATVITNKKEIVAGFSFDKPEIKRTNIKSDNTRNVLKTGEVMLVIREDDKIIEDFSDISPNIKSCIILPLKEKNDISGTLKIFFDTAEKITEKNRYLMIGLSHLISTQMEISKIENLISLVKYSELKALQSQINPHFLFNVLNTMASLIRTNPEKAREVTIDLSSYLRYNLDNNVKSVELIKELNQVDNYVKIEKARFGDKLNIIYDVDESLYNFQIPSLIIQPLVENSIKHGILKKRENGCVKIIVKKVDKDIEVVIEDDGVGIEQTVIDNLDKQIQENIGLKNVHQRLKLLYGEGLNIKKLEQGTRINFNILGGVKYD